The following are from one region of the Stanieria cyanosphaera PCC 7437 genome:
- a CDS encoding DUF456 domain-containing protein, whose product MDITLIYWLVLGLMILGVIGAIIPGLPGSSLILIGILIWSVATGFTGIGLPLILIFIVLILSAGIEYLALYLGAKQVGASKWGQYGAIAGMALGFLGLLPALPFGGPLIGLLFGAILGAFIGEFLYRKDLESQERFQQAFKVSLGIVIGSIIGNVIEALLAALAVIIFVISTWPPVGFN is encoded by the coding sequence ATGGATATTACTTTAATTTATTGGCTTGTACTTGGTTTGATGATCTTAGGGGTAATCGGTGCAATTATTCCTGGTCTTCCTGGTAGTAGTCTAATTTTAATTGGTATTTTAATTTGGAGCGTAGCAACAGGATTTACTGGGATTGGATTGCCTCTGATTTTAATATTTATTGTCTTAATTCTTAGTGCAGGAATTGAATATTTAGCTCTTTATTTAGGGGCTAAACAAGTTGGTGCTAGTAAATGGGGTCAATATGGCGCGATCGCAGGAATGGCATTGGGTTTTTTAGGTTTGCTACCCGCTTTACCTTTTGGAGGCCCTTTAATTGGACTTCTGTTTGGCGCAATTTTGGGAGCGTTTATTGGTGAATTTCTTTATCGAAAAGATTTAGAATCTCAGGAAAGATTTCAACAAGCTTTTAAGGTAAGTTTAGGTATTGTAATCGGCTCGATTATTGGTAACGTAATTGAAGCTTTGTTAGCTGCTTTGGCAGTAATTATTTTTGTAATTAGTACCTGGCCTCCTGTAGGATTTAATTAA
- a CDS encoding transaldolase family protein yields the protein MIYLDSAIIEEAKIAVKMGWIKGITTNPTLLAKSDLSPSETLTKLTKISPGELYYQLCTTDFDSMVAEGRKAREIIGKKTVLKIPATELGFQVTAYLSKEINCSVTAIYSPAQAAVAAAAGAKYAIAYVNRATRLLGDGLVLVRDMAAILAGSNTEILAASLKSPEEAAATLQAGAHHLTIPLTTLQAMTTHELSNQTVAEFNQNGQGIF from the coding sequence ATGATTTATTTAGATTCAGCTATCATTGAAGAAGCAAAAATAGCAGTAAAAATGGGATGGATTAAAGGCATTACCACCAATCCAACTTTACTAGCAAAAAGTGATTTATCACCAAGCGAAACTTTAACCAAACTGACAAAAATTAGTCCTGGAGAATTATATTATCAACTTTGTACTACTGATTTTGATAGTATGGTAGCCGAAGGCAGAAAAGCACGGGAAATAATTGGTAAAAAAACTGTTTTAAAAATTCCTGCGACCGAATTAGGATTTCAAGTAACTGCTTATTTATCAAAAGAAATTAATTGTTCTGTCACAGCAATTTATAGTCCAGCACAAGCAGCAGTAGCAGCAGCAGCAGGAGCAAAATATGCGATCGCTTATGTTAACCGTGCTACTCGACTCCTAGGAGATGGTTTGGTTTTAGTTCGAGACATGGCAGCTATCTTGGCAGGTAGCAACACAGAAATTTTGGCTGCTAGTCTTAAATCTCCCGAAGAAGCAGCAGCAACACTACAAGCAGGTGCGCATCATTTAACTATTCCTCTAACAACTCTTCAAGCTATGACGACTCACGAGTTATCTAATCAAACAGTGGCAGAATTTAATCAAAATGGTCAAGGAATTTTTTAA
- a CDS encoding putative PEP-binding protein encodes MKHLYWLSQISPSEQSFVGEKVFILSQLLQHGYPILPGYVIGTPILKEFLENFNDAQSLIANLPNSSLHLNVDNYLVLQSVAQKSRQIILETPFPEQWQAEIFAAATQLNAQTLIVRPSLVVSHHYQRMTTGLWRSHSCRCQPNTLTKTIKKVWADLFGAKSLFYWQKLGIDLEKLNLAVLVQPLYNAKASGIVELKSDRLFISATLGLGHSLLRGEIQPDFYEIDRKTLNIINRQLGIKTLAYRLQNISQAEEDNCLEVELTTEAEQEQFAVDDNTLTRLIQSIEDLAQKRRHINYLEWTLPQNSIDKFYFTQLNYFSTASWQSTDQPLLTGIAAASGIVKATVEVNLDSMLSSEQIKPGSIVVLKQLAPHQISLLQHIGGIITEQGGITSHGAILARELGIPAIVGVNNATQLLQTGDKILLNGNTGKIYRLSPEEKIMSSWEQKEEEARTRVDSLGWLQSDRSLMNPYPIATQLMVNLSQTNLVDSAAYLPIDGVGLIRAELMLADLISSNNFLAQVSSSNLLGEIINRLSQFVTSFTPRPIFYRSLDYCFGAKKTEINPIVGKRGTYNYLSDSSLFKLELSALAQLYSEGYTNCHLILPFVRSIAEVTYCRRLIDEVGLTRQPNFQLWMMAEIPSVMFLIEEYVQAGIQGIAIGTNDLTQLLLGIDREQADFAASGLTANHPAVLKAIAQIIKAAQQAGIPCSICGQAPVQYPQLIDQLVRWGITTISVEPEAVIPTYKAIARAEHRLCLEVARQSLGNVNVNRFPGNQTTIKH; translated from the coding sequence GTGAAACATCTTTATTGGCTCTCACAAATCAGTCCATCTGAGCAATCTTTCGTTGGAGAAAAAGTATTTATTTTGAGTCAGCTTTTACAGCATGGCTATCCGATTTTGCCTGGTTATGTGATTGGTACGCCAATATTAAAAGAGTTTCTGGAAAATTTTAATGATGCTCAATCGTTAATTGCTAATTTACCTAATTCTTCTTTACATCTCAATGTAGATAATTATTTGGTACTTCAGTCAGTTGCGCAAAAAAGTCGTCAAATTATTCTGGAAACTCCTTTTCCTGAGCAATGGCAAGCAGAAATTTTTGCAGCAGCAACGCAATTAAATGCTCAAACTTTGATTGTTCGCCCTTCTTTAGTGGTTTCTCACCATTACCAACGAATGACTACAGGTTTATGGCGATCGCATAGTTGTCGTTGTCAACCAAACACTTTAACTAAGACGATCAAAAAAGTTTGGGCAGATTTATTTGGGGCAAAAAGTTTATTCTATTGGCAAAAATTGGGAATTGATTTAGAAAAACTTAATTTAGCTGTTTTAGTTCAACCTTTATATAATGCCAAGGCTTCTGGTATTGTCGAATTAAAGTCAGATCGTCTCTTTATTTCGGCTACTTTGGGTTTAGGGCATAGTCTTCTCAGAGGAGAAATACAACCAGATTTTTATGAAATAGACCGCAAAACTTTAAATATTATTAATCGTCAGTTGGGGATTAAAACTTTAGCTTATCGTCTTCAAAATATCAGCCAAGCAGAAGAAGACAATTGTTTAGAAGTAGAGCTAACAACTGAAGCAGAACAAGAACAATTTGCAGTAGATGATAATACCTTAACTCGTTTAATTCAATCAATTGAAGATTTAGCTCAAAAAAGAAGGCATATTAATTATTTAGAATGGACTTTACCCCAAAATAGTATTGATAAATTTTATTTTACTCAGTTAAATTATTTTTCCACTGCCTCTTGGCAAAGTACCGATCAACCTTTACTAACTGGAATAGCTGCTGCTTCAGGAATAGTTAAAGCAACTGTTGAGGTTAATCTTGATTCTATGCTTTCTTCTGAGCAAATCAAACCAGGTAGTATTGTTGTTTTAAAACAGCTTGCTCCTCATCAAATTTCTCTACTACAACACATTGGTGGAATTATTACCGAACAAGGTGGTATTACCAGTCATGGAGCAATCTTAGCCAGGGAATTAGGTATTCCTGCCATTGTGGGAGTTAATAACGCTACACAACTGCTGCAAACAGGAGACAAAATCTTACTCAACGGTAATACTGGCAAGATTTATCGATTATCACCAGAGGAAAAAATAATGAGTAGTTGGGAGCAAAAGGAAGAAGAAGCGAGGACTAGAGTGGATTCTTTAGGATGGTTACAAAGCGATCGCTCTTTAATGAATCCTTATCCGATTGCTACTCAACTGATGGTTAATTTGAGTCAAACTAATCTGGTTGATAGTGCTGCTTATTTACCAATTGATGGAGTTGGTTTGATTCGTGCTGAGTTGATGCTAGCAGATCTGATTAGCTCTAATAATTTTTTAGCTCAAGTCTCTTCTTCAAATTTATTGGGAGAGATTATCAATCGTTTGAGTCAGTTTGTGACAAGTTTTACTCCTAGACCTATATTTTATCGTTCTTTGGATTATTGTTTTGGGGCAAAAAAAACTGAAATTAATCCGATTGTGGGTAAAAGAGGTACGTACAATTACCTCTCTGATTCGAGCTTATTTAAATTAGAGTTATCTGCTTTGGCACAGTTGTATTCAGAAGGTTATACTAACTGCCATCTGATTTTGCCTTTTGTGCGTAGTATTGCCGAAGTTACTTATTGCCGTCGTTTGATCGATGAAGTTGGTTTAACTAGACAACCGAATTTTCAACTGTGGATGATGGCAGAAATCCCCTCGGTGATGTTTTTAATTGAAGAATACGTACAGGCAGGAATCCAAGGAATAGCTATTGGTACAAATGATCTAACTCAACTACTGTTAGGAATAGATCGAGAACAAGCAGACTTTGCTGCTAGTGGATTAACTGCCAATCATCCTGCCGTGTTAAAAGCGATCGCACAAATTATTAAAGCTGCTCAACAAGCTGGTATTCCTTGCTCAATTTGCGGTCAAGCTCCTGTACAATATCCTCAACTAATTGACCAGTTAGTTCGATGGGGTATTACGACCATTTCTGTCGAACCAGAAGCTGTAATTCCTACTTACAAAGCGATCGCTCGTGCTGAACATCGTTTATGTTTAGAAGTAGCTCGTCAATCTTTAGGGAATGTAAATGTCAACCGTTTCCCTGGTAATCAAACGACTATTAAACATTGA
- a CDS encoding ParA family protein, protein MGIVISTVNMKGGVGKTTLTVNLATCLAKNHGKRVLVLDLDSQISATLSLISPHDFAKMRKKRRTLSYLIDQVISPNPWSKLEIQDLIYANICNIEGLELLPGDIELYDEYLVSEMLHKKALEEDEQEFEKIWDNFERILIKQIVDQVIDDYDFIIMDCAPGYNLLTRSGIAASNYYLLPARPEPLSLVGIQLLERRIAKLKESHQNIEPLNINLLGIVFVLSAGGLMGRYYKQVMKRVRDDYYPSQLFTNSIPMDVNVAKAVDLFTPAVIAMPNSVGSKAFVKLTEELIEKVKVGNTELMAVH, encoded by the coding sequence ATGGGAATTGTGATTAGCACAGTAAATATGAAAGGCGGAGTAGGTAAAACTACTCTCACTGTAAATCTTGCTACTTGTTTAGCCAAAAATCACGGCAAGCGAGTTTTAGTTTTAGATTTAGATTCGCAAATTAGTGCAACTTTAAGCTTAATTTCTCCCCACGATTTTGCCAAAATGCGGAAAAAAAGACGCACTTTAAGTTATCTAATCGATCAGGTAATTAGTCCTAATCCTTGGAGTAAACTTGAAATTCAAGACCTTATTTATGCCAATATTTGTAACATTGAAGGTTTGGAATTATTACCAGGAGATATTGAGCTTTACGATGAATATCTAGTTTCGGAAATGTTACATAAAAAAGCTTTAGAAGAGGATGAACAAGAGTTTGAAAAAATATGGGATAATTTTGAAAGAATTTTAATTAAACAAATCGTCGATCAAGTGATTGATGATTACGATTTCATTATTATGGACTGCGCTCCTGGGTATAATTTGCTAACTCGCAGTGGTATTGCTGCTAGTAATTATTACTTACTGCCTGCTCGTCCTGAACCGCTTTCTTTAGTAGGTATTCAACTATTAGAAAGAAGAATTGCGAAACTCAAAGAAAGTCATCAAAATATCGAACCACTAAATATCAATTTGCTAGGGATTGTTTTTGTTCTCTCGGCAGGAGGATTAATGGGCAGATATTACAAACAAGTAATGAAAAGAGTTAGAGACGATTATTACCCTTCTCAATTATTTACTAACTCTATTCCTATGGATGTTAATGTTGCTAAAGCTGTAGATTTATTTACTCCCGCAGTAATAGCTATGCCGAATTCTGTTGGTTCTAAAGCTTTTGTCAAATTAACCGAAGAATTGATCGAAAAAGTTAAGGTTGGTAACACAGAATTAATGGCTGTACATTAA
- a CDS encoding DMT family transporter, with protein MSEPLAAGICLALHFATWITSLAFTSIAASTALVTTNPIWVAILSRVWLKEKLNKYSIIGILIALTGGIIIALADYESKQLTNPILGDILALIGAWMTSLYFLFGSQAQRQGLNISNYIAVSYSTAALILFPLPLLFGVNYFDYPSKVYFYVLLMAIISQLIGHTSFNWAIKWISPTFVTLSILFEPIGSSLLGYFLFAETPPNLVIVGGLVLLLGVALATITK; from the coding sequence ATGAGCGAACCTCTCGCTGCTGGAATTTGTTTGGCTTTACATTTTGCAACTTGGATTACTTCTTTAGCTTTTACTTCAATCGCTGCTTCTACCGCTTTAGTAACTACTAATCCAATTTGGGTAGCTATTTTATCGCGAGTTTGGTTAAAAGAAAAACTGAATAAATACAGTATTATCGGTATCTTAATTGCCTTAACAGGAGGAATAATTATTGCCTTAGCTGATTATGAATCAAAACAGCTTACCAATCCTATTTTGGGAGATATTTTAGCTTTAATCGGGGCTTGGATGACTAGCTTATATTTTTTATTTGGTTCGCAAGCACAAAGACAAGGCTTAAATATCAGTAATTACATTGCCGTCTCTTATTCCACCGCAGCTTTAATTTTATTTCCTTTACCTCTACTCTTTGGAGTCAATTATTTTGATTATCCGAGTAAAGTTTATTTTTATGTGTTATTAATGGCGATTATTTCGCAATTAATTGGTCATACTAGTTTTAACTGGGCAATCAAATGGATTTCTCCAACTTTTGTCACTTTAAGTATTTTATTTGAACCAATCGGCTCTAGTTTGTTAGGATATTTTCTTTTCGCTGAAACACCTCCTAATTTAGTCATTGTCGGAGGATTGGTACTTTTACTGGGGGTTGCTTTGGCAACTATTACTAAATAA
- a CDS encoding two-component system response regulator: protein MNNIQFNSFLANILIVDDIPDNLRVLSTTLSEQGYQVRCAKNGVMALITAKKNPPDLILLDIKMPDLDGYEVCEKLKADQLTREIPIIFLSAFDGVVDKVKAFAVGGVDYITKPFQIEEVLARIQHQLALQAAKAEISLLNTQLEQKVQQRTKQLEQVIHKLNQEIAQHKQTQQLLLAQALHDALTGLPNRTLFMEHLQKALQRSYRNQDYLFAVLFIDLDRFKIINDSWGHAVGDQLLIAIADILKKCSRDVDTVARLSGDEFTILLEDLQDFQDAIAIAERLLAQLTSPIHLQERKVFSGASIGIVLGSTHYQNGIELLRDADIAMYRAKALGKGRYAIFDQEMYAQTIHLSQLETDLRLAIERQEFLLNYQPIVSLKTRQVIGFEVLLRWQHPLTGLISPGDFIAIAEDTGLIEPIGEWVLREACQQLRTWQTKFPHASSLHLSINLSIRQIQQFDFIEKLARILAETSLNGENLRLELTETMLMDQGDKTIELLTQIKEQKIQLSIDDFGTGYSSLSYLHRFPIDTLKIDRSFVSLINAEGENCEIVKTIITLAHSLGMKAIAEGVETPHQVTHLSKLGCEAAQGYFFSKPLNLQLAESIIATNPQW from the coding sequence ATGAATAATATTCAGTTCAATTCTTTTTTAGCAAATATTTTAATAGTCGATGATATTCCTGATAATTTAAGAGTTTTGTCTACAACTCTAAGCGAGCAAGGTTATCAAGTTCGTTGCGCTAAAAATGGTGTTATGGCATTAATTACAGCTAAAAAAAATCCACCTGATTTAATTCTGCTGGATATCAAAATGCCCGATCTCGACGGCTATGAAGTTTGTGAGAAACTTAAAGCAGATCAATTAACTCGTGAAATTCCCATCATTTTCTTGAGTGCGTTTGATGGGGTTGTGGATAAGGTAAAAGCTTTTGCGGTGGGTGGGGTAGATTATATTACTAAACCTTTTCAAATTGAAGAAGTTCTAGCTCGCATCCAGCATCAATTAGCTTTACAAGCAGCTAAAGCAGAAATTTCTTTATTAAATACCCAATTAGAACAAAAAGTTCAACAAAGAACTAAACAATTAGAACAAGTTATTCATAAACTAAATCAAGAAATTGCTCAACACAAACAAACACAACAATTACTATTAGCTCAGGCTTTACATGATGCTTTGACTGGTTTACCTAATCGGACTTTGTTTATGGAGCATTTGCAAAAAGCTCTACAACGTAGTTACAGAAATCAAGATTATTTGTTTGCTGTTCTGTTTATTGACCTCGATCGCTTTAAAATTATTAATGATAGTTGGGGACACGCAGTAGGTGATCAACTTTTAATTGCGATCGCTGATATTTTGAAAAAATGTTCTCGTGATGTAGATACGGTTGCTCGGTTGAGTGGAGATGAGTTTACTATTCTTCTAGAAGATTTACAAGATTTTCAAGATGCGATCGCGATCGCCGAAAGATTATTAGCTCAACTTACTTCTCCTATTCATTTACAAGAGCGGAAAGTTTTTTCTGGTGCTAGCATTGGTATCGTTTTGGGTTCGACACATTATCAAAATGGTATCGAGTTATTACGGGATGCCGATATTGCCATGTATCGTGCTAAAGCTTTAGGAAAAGGACGTTATGCTATCTTCGATCAAGAAATGTACGCTCAGACGATTCATCTTTCTCAACTAGAAACAGACTTGCGTTTAGCTATCGAACGTCAAGAATTTCTACTTAATTATCAACCAATTGTCTCTTTAAAAACTCGTCAGGTGATCGGTTTTGAAGTACTGTTACGCTGGCAACATCCCCTAACTGGTTTAATTTCTCCTGGTGATTTTATTGCGATCGCTGAAGATACGGGTTTAATTGAACCAATTGGTGAATGGGTGTTACGAGAAGCTTGTCAACAGTTACGTACTTGGCAAACCAAATTTCCTCATGCTTCATCTCTGCATCTAAGCATTAATCTTTCGATTAGACAAATTCAACAATTTGATTTTATAGAAAAACTAGCTCGAATTTTAGCTGAAACTAGTTTAAATGGGGAAAATCTTCGTTTAGAACTTACAGAAACTATGTTAATGGATCAAGGAGATAAAACAATTGAACTTCTTACTCAAATCAAAGAGCAAAAAATTCAATTAAGTATTGATGATTTTGGTACAGGTTATTCATCCCTCAGTTATTTACATCGTTTCCCAATTGATACTCTTAAAATCGATCGCTCTTTTGTCAGTTTGATCAATGCTGAAGGAGAAAATTGTGAAATCGTGAAGACAATTATTACTTTAGCTCATTCTCTAGGCATGAAAGCGATCGCAGAAGGAGTAGAAACACCTCATCAAGTAACTCATCTCAGTAAGTTGGGTTGTGAAGCAGCGCAAGGGTATTTCTTTTCTAAACCTCTTAATTTACAGTTAGCTGAATCAATTATTGCTACCAATCCTCAATGGTAA